A window of the Mesotoga prima MesG1.Ag.4.2 genome harbors these coding sequences:
- a CDS encoding class I SAM-dependent methyltransferase, giving the protein MPNLYFYAGSANPELYELQNELIDPERKIEKVMEEFCDFEGSVIVDVGAGSGFHSHMYASTASMVYAVEPDSGMLKQLKARQARDFRSNFCVLKGFAEDLPLKSDLADIVHARLAYFFGPPMKYTESCEEGIEEVKRVLKTGGYFFNIQNNYSSGQYADFLELSYGRDLKNLQKEISDYFASRGFLERIVRTKWRAKNRGEIEKALTLEFPIEKVGQIMKAFSGNEFSHDFSIFFFKKRTRGENG; this is encoded by the coding sequence ATGCCAAATCTCTACTTCTATGCCGGTTCGGCAAATCCGGAGCTGTACGAGCTTCAGAATGAATTGATCGACCCAGAAAGGAAAATAGAGAAGGTTATGGAAGAGTTCTGCGATTTCGAAGGCAGCGTGATTGTCGATGTTGGAGCAGGCTCAGGCTTTCATTCACATATGTACGCAAGCACTGCCTCCATGGTTTACGCCGTGGAGCCGGATTCGGGAATGTTAAAACAATTGAAAGCGAGGCAAGCCCGTGACTTCAGATCGAACTTCTGTGTGTTGAAGGGATTTGCTGAGGACCTTCCACTGAAATCTGATCTGGCAGATATCGTGCACGCCAGGCTTGCGTATTTCTTTGGCCCGCCCATGAAATACACAGAGAGTTGTGAAGAGGGGATTGAGGAAGTCAAAAGGGTCCTGAAGACCGGCGGGTATTTCTTCAATATTCAGAACAACTACTCTTCAGGCCAGTATGCGGATTTTCTCGAACTATCATATGGTCGGGACCTTAAAAACCTTCAAAAAGAGATTTCCGATTACTTCGCATCGAGGGGCTTTTTGGAAAGGATCGTGAGAACGAAATGGAGAGCAAAGAACCGTGGGGAAATCGAAAAGGCCCTTACGCTGGAATTTCCGATCGAGAAGGTGGGGCAAATCATGAAAGCCTTTTCCGGCAACGAGTTCTCACACGACTTTTCAATATTCTTCTTCAAGAAAAGAACCAGAGGCGAAAATGGTTAG
- a CDS encoding complex I subunit 5 family protein, translating to MNPVWLIAIPLALAFVSAFWRSVSGWALLVAAFFNAFAGVFGVMFLTATSFSIGGWKAPYGINLLVNDATKLLLPVANILFLFAVLSYLRKGEETKKYSVVFLVALASLNGILLTNDLFNLFVFLEIAGISAYLLASTGEGSGSKVASFKYLMIGSVGSLLYLLGVAVLYGAAGTLNISELAARISSGQISGDVTLVSSLLIVAGLGVESKLLPFNGWVPDVLTKSSRIATLVLASVYPLAMVNAFSKVLLAVGDDRAMTLVILLGTATVLVGEVLAFSQKSLRRTLAYSSIAQSGLAIFLVGIGSVEAITASIMLLINNALSKFMLFSVDDKVIDEVGRDDRDTLNGFGRKSPIVGVIFVISALSIAGMPLFFGFRGKLNAISASFETSMAVPIIILIAAAIEVTYYFRWIFTFFKPVGTAQTPEKRMVPSVEFLAFGLVLSTVIVFLGVSSGEAFMMFERAADSLVNGILAIGKAILGGM from the coding sequence ATGAATCCCGTATGGTTAATAGCAATACCCCTCGCGCTAGCCTTTGTGAGCGCCTTCTGGAGAAGTGTCTCCGGTTGGGCTCTGCTTGTAGCCGCCTTCTTCAACGCCTTCGCCGGAGTCTTCGGGGTAATGTTCCTCACCGCTACAAGCTTCTCTATTGGCGGGTGGAAAGCTCCATATGGTATCAACTTGCTCGTTAACGACGCTACGAAGCTTTTACTTCCCGTCGCAAATATACTCTTTCTCTTTGCAGTGTTGAGTTACCTACGAAAAGGGGAAGAGACTAAGAAGTACTCGGTGGTTTTCTTGGTAGCTCTTGCCTCATTGAACGGGATCCTTTTGACCAACGATCTCTTCAACCTCTTCGTTTTCCTCGAGATCGCCGGAATCTCCGCCTATCTTCTGGCATCTACTGGAGAAGGCAGCGGTTCAAAGGTTGCATCTTTCAAGTATCTGATGATAGGATCGGTAGGATCGCTGCTGTATCTTCTTGGGGTCGCTGTTCTTTACGGGGCGGCTGGCACTCTAAACATTTCCGAACTTGCTGCCAGGATATCTTCCGGTCAGATCAGCGGCGATGTCACGTTAGTTTCTTCACTTCTTATTGTTGCGGGTCTCGGTGTTGAATCGAAATTGCTTCCCTTTAACGGTTGGGTTCCCGACGTTCTGACGAAATCGTCGCGTATTGCTACGCTGGTTCTTGCGTCGGTCTATCCGCTCGCAATGGTGAATGCCTTTTCAAAGGTCTTACTCGCCGTAGGAGACGATCGCGCGATGACTCTCGTCATTCTTCTTGGGACGGCAACTGTCCTTGTAGGCGAGGTCCTTGCTTTCAGTCAGAAGTCGTTGAGAAGAACGCTTGCCTATTCAAGCATCGCTCAGTCGGGCCTGGCGATCTTTCTTGTCGGGATCGGGAGCGTTGAGGCAATCACGGCATCGATAATGCTTCTCATAAACAACGCTCTTTCGAAATTTATGCTCTTCTCCGTTGACGACAAGGTTATCGATGAAGTTGGTCGAGACGATAGAGATACTCTTAACGGGTTCGGCCGAAAGTCACCGATAGTCGGAGTAATATTTGTAATCTCAGCGCTTTCAATTGCAGGTATGCCCCTCTTCTTCGGATTTAGGGGAAAGCTGAACGCGATATCGGCAAGCTTCGAAACCTCAATGGCGGTTCCTATAATAATTCTCATTGCAGCGGCTATTGAAGTTACATATTACTTCAGGTGGATCTTCACCTTCTTCAAGCCGGTCGGAACAGCTCAGACGCCTGAGAAGAGAATGGTCCCATCGGTGGAGTTCCTTGCCTTCGGGCTTGTGTTAAGTACGGTCATAGTCTTCCTCGGGGTAAGCTCGGGGGAGGCCTTCATGATGTTTGAGAGAGCCGCGGATTCTCTTGTAAATGGCATTTTGGCAATTGGAAAGGCCATTCTGGGAGGGATGTAG
- a CDS encoding bifunctional 4-hydroxy-2-oxoglutarate aldolase/2-dehydro-3-deoxy-phosphogluconate aldolase, with translation MFERLMTEKVLTVIRGLTLDQSRKLCEMLLENDLTILEVSFSDESSSEILHELKKEFYGKLVIGAGTVYDDTAYSRALRSNADFVLSPGFSEEIAKLSTRDGISYIPGVYTSTDIQTALNNGFSFLKLFPGDAEGLNLLKAYRGPFPTVKFMPFGGVTAENATEYMKAGAVALGIGSYIANRNLFDEEREGEVLERILKIRRAVNASS, from the coding sequence GTGTTTGAAAGACTAATGACAGAAAAGGTCTTGACAGTAATTAGGGGTCTTACGCTTGATCAATCGAGGAAGTTGTGTGAAATGCTGCTGGAAAACGACTTGACGATTCTGGAAGTCAGTTTCTCCGACGAATCTTCATCTGAGATACTGCACGAACTCAAGAAGGAATTCTACGGAAAGCTCGTAATCGGGGCCGGTACAGTATACGATGATACGGCTTATTCGAGAGCGCTTCGCTCGAATGCCGATTTCGTTCTCAGCCCTGGATTTAGTGAGGAAATCGCAAAGCTGTCGACAAGGGATGGAATAAGTTATATACCCGGAGTCTACACTTCTACAGATATACAGACGGCGCTGAACAACGGATTCAGCTTTCTGAAACTCTTCCCCGGCGATGCAGAGGGTCTGAATTTGCTAAAAGCGTACAGGGGTCCGTTTCCCACAGTCAAATTCATGCCTTTCGGCGGAGTAACGGCCGAAAACGCTACAGAATACATGAAAGCAGGCGCCGTTGCGCTCGGAATCGGTTCCTACATAGCAAACAGAAACCTTTTTGATGAGGAAAGAGAAGGGGAGGTTCTTGAAAGGATCCTGAAAATTCGGAGAGCAGTAAATGCCAGCAGTTGA
- a CDS encoding protease inhibitor I42 family protein, with the protein MEKASTGYTWHYYSSEANAFSLFSKESSVDQSEKAVQGGGSKVTWLFSPETLGSFAIIFKLYREWEGEEKAVDIRVFNVEMDDRTLSECIPDYVTVLDSSPGFISRVIYSQPLLRKTYRLDFHGACGAIAKS; encoded by the coding sequence GTGGAGAAAGCTTCGACCGGTTATACATGGCACTACTATTCATCAGAAGCTAACGCCTTTTCACTTTTTTCGAAGGAAAGCTCCGTTGACCAATCTGAAAAAGCTGTCCAAGGTGGCGGTTCGAAAGTGACCTGGTTATTCAGTCCAGAAACCTTGGGAAGCTTTGCAATTATTTTCAAGCTCTACAGAGAATGGGAAGGCGAAGAAAAAGCTGTCGACATAAGGGTATTCAATGTAGAAATGGATGACAGAACTTTAAGTGAGTGTATTCCTGATTATGTAACGGTCCTTGACAGTTCTCCGGGTTTCATAAGTCGGGTGATCTATTCGCAGCCACTACTGAGGAAGACTTATCGGCTGGATTTTCATGGAGCGTGCGGGGCGATAGCGAAATCCTGA
- a CDS encoding ROK family protein yields MPAVDIAIDVGGTKTLVSAFDEKEVEPYSSEEFPTRPAEGIDSFFERLSNICLRMKGSRNINRWGLCTAGAVSPEKGKLIWSPNLGWKDVELFKRASSFLGTEGVIENDCNAAAFGEWEFRKDIESLIYVTVSTGIGMGMVVRGKILRGASNAAGEIGHTIVKADGPLCTCGRRGCLQAISGGRGLEIRAHDSLGIEIGTKEITDRAELNEPVFKEMITEASETLGRFLCNLIDSLDPSVLVIGGSLGKNRYYFDRILKTIEENYYRVPGKKVKIELSSIEPNPNILGILSLSRKTHKD; encoded by the coding sequence ATGCCAGCAGTTGACATAGCGATCGACGTTGGAGGTACCAAGACTCTCGTATCGGCTTTCGATGAGAAAGAAGTGGAGCCTTATTCATCGGAAGAATTTCCCACCAGGCCAGCTGAAGGAATTGACAGTTTCTTCGAGCGACTTAGTAACATCTGTCTTCGCATGAAAGGAAGTAGAAATATAAACCGCTGGGGGCTTTGCACGGCAGGTGCCGTCAGTCCCGAAAAGGGCAAGTTGATCTGGTCGCCGAACCTCGGGTGGAAAGACGTGGAGCTCTTCAAAAGAGCTTCCTCCTTTCTCGGTACCGAAGGTGTAATCGAAAACGACTGTAATGCAGCGGCTTTTGGAGAATGGGAATTCAGGAAGGATATTGAGTCGCTCATCTACGTTACCGTCAGTACGGGAATAGGAATGGGAATGGTCGTCCGGGGGAAAATCTTGCGGGGAGCAAGCAACGCAGCGGGAGAGATCGGCCACACAATAGTGAAAGCGGATGGCCCGCTTTGCACTTGTGGTCGTCGCGGTTGCCTGCAAGCAATTTCAGGCGGCAGGGGCCTTGAAATTAGAGCACATGATTCACTTGGAATCGAGATCGGCACAAAAGAGATAACAGATCGCGCAGAGTTGAACGAGCCGGTCTTCAAAGAAATGATAACCGAAGCTTCTGAAACTCTTGGACGCTTTCTCTGCAACCTCATAGATTCTCTCGATCCTTCGGTACTGGTAATCGGAGGAAGTCTCGGGAAGAACCGGTACTATTTCGACAGAATACTCAAGACCATTGAAGAGAACTACTACAGAGTTCCAGGAAAGAAGGTAAAGATTGAGCTTTCCTCTATAGAACCCAATCCAAACATACTTGGAATACTCTCCCTATCAAGGAAAACACACAAAGACTGA
- the mnhG gene encoding monovalent cation/H(+) antiporter subunit G has product MIILDIVGYGLLSVGTFFFFLGGLGMLRMPDVFNRLQAGTKATTLGSFSVILGVGLINPQWLLKTIIIVAFIAITNPVGSSAIARTALKKGIIPITYQESHKEPDGLPKGGGEE; this is encoded by the coding sequence ATGATCATACTAGATATTGTGGGATATGGGCTCTTATCTGTCGGCACATTTTTCTTTTTCCTGGGAGGCCTTGGAATGCTGAGGATGCCCGATGTTTTCAACAGGCTGCAGGCCGGAACGAAGGCAACTACACTGGGTTCGTTCTCCGTGATACTTGGTGTGGGACTGATAAATCCACAGTGGCTGCTGAAGACTATAATCATAGTCGCCTTCATTGCTATTACAAATCCTGTCGGGAGTTCAGCGATAGCCAGAACGGCCCTGAAGAAAGGAATAATACCGATAACTTATCAGGAATCTCATAAGGAACCGGACGGTCTCCCCAAAGGGGGTGGGGAAGAGTGA
- a CDS encoding Na+/H+ antiporter subunit E: MALQFISLLVISFIIWLGLAGSFALAEILLGLVVSTVVAIILSKYSRFRIGLDFPVRVFRFVFSFLPIFIMEMVKANIDVAKRVLNPSLPINPSMVEVETDLKGEISKLTLANSITLTPGTLTVDIGEDRLLVHWIDKKTSEPERIREEISGKFEKRIGGIFE, from the coding sequence ATGGCCCTGCAATTCATCTCTCTACTGGTGATCTCCTTTATCATCTGGCTGGGCTTAGCCGGGAGTTTTGCCCTTGCCGAGATACTTCTTGGGCTTGTGGTTTCGACTGTTGTAGCCATAATCTTGAGCAAGTACTCAAGATTCCGGATCGGTCTGGATTTTCCTGTTCGGGTCTTCAGATTCGTATTCTCCTTCCTTCCAATCTTCATTATGGAAATGGTAAAGGCAAATATCGATGTAGCCAAAAGAGTCTTGAATCCTTCTCTTCCGATAAACCCTTCGATGGTAGAAGTTGAAACGGATTTGAAAGGGGAGATCTCGAAGCTCACTCTGGCCAACTCAATAACTCTCACACCTGGGACCTTGACAGTTGACATTGGTGAAGACCGTCTCCTGGTTCACTGGATAGACAAGAAGACCAGTGAACCCGAGAGAATAAGAGAAGAGATCTCGGGAAAGTTTGAGAAGAGAATAGGGGGGATCTTCGAATGA
- a CDS encoding Na(+)/H(+) antiporter subunit B produces the protein MNVFSFIIGVVMVGLAIFAIEANKLLTSVIMLSAMGLLSVILFVIMKAPDVAITEASVGAGLTTAIFLLSLRKLKRADVE, from the coding sequence GTGAACGTATTCTCGTTCATAATCGGAGTGGTAATGGTGGGACTGGCTATTTTCGCGATTGAGGCGAATAAGCTGTTGACTTCCGTGATAATGCTCTCCGCAATGGGGCTTCTGTCTGTCATACTGTTTGTTATCATGAAAGCTCCGGATGTCGCAATAACGGAAGCTTCTGTTGGAGCCGGCCTCACTACGGCCATATTCCTCCTCTCCCTTAGGAAGCTGAAACGAGCTGATGTAGAATGA
- a CDS encoding Na(+)/H(+) antiporter subunit B, with protein MKRMISALIALLFFFMIVTVLNSDSSDSMGIPRYGEVKLSERVSAKYIEKSVNGNEDEINFGVTADAETGSANMVTSIVVNYRSFDTLGEVTVLFISATGVGLLLGGGRKRVGSAISVSPVVKIASRVISPLLMVLGIYVFVHGHLTPGGGFPGGAIIAAGFLLLVAVDDEKRASKGLKILEGTMGLLYVLIGIAGLLISGSFLKNFLPTGVVGELFSAGIIPVVYSVIGIKVGAELSGIVDDFISEGGDEA; from the coding sequence ATGAAGCGGATGATATCTGCACTTATAGCACTTCTTTTCTTCTTCATGATCGTAACCGTTCTGAATTCCGACTCTTCCGATTCTATGGGGATTCCAAGATATGGTGAAGTGAAGCTCTCCGAAAGAGTCTCTGCGAAATACATCGAGAAATCGGTGAATGGGAATGAAGATGAGATTAACTTTGGAGTGACTGCGGACGCCGAGACGGGTTCGGCTAACATGGTCACTTCGATTGTCGTCAATTACAGGTCATTCGACACCCTCGGAGAGGTGACGGTACTCTTCATTTCAGCGACCGGAGTCGGACTGCTTCTTGGAGGGGGAAGAAAGAGGGTCGGTTCGGCAATATCCGTCAGTCCCGTTGTCAAGATCGCCTCGCGCGTAATCTCCCCATTGCTAATGGTGCTGGGGATATACGTATTCGTTCATGGCCATCTGACGCCGGGCGGAGGGTTTCCCGGAGGAGCGATAATCGCGGCCGGTTTCTTGCTTCTCGTTGCGGTCGACGATGAAAAGAGGGCTTCAAAGGGACTGAAGATACTGGAGGGTACAATGGGACTTCTCTACGTTCTCATAGGTATAGCCGGCCTGTTGATCTCGGGTTCCTTCCTTAAGAATTTCCTTCCCACCGGTGTGGTAGGAGAGCTTTTCAGCGCAGGCATTATACCGGTTGTTTACTCGGTAATCGGTATCAAGGTTGGAGCAGAGCTTTCCGGAATTGTGGATGACTTCATTTCGGAAGGGGGCGATGAGGCATGA
- a CDS encoding sodium:proton antiporter, translated as MIQYFSMMLVAVGLYGLLSQKNLVKLIISLNIAEIGVNLFIVSIGYIEGGAAPILSSVSDNSSLLFVDPLPQALVLTSIVIGVGVTALALSLIVSVSKSRGTIDISELSSGGGDSE; from the coding sequence ATGATCCAGTACTTTTCTATGATGCTGGTCGCCGTTGGCTTATACGGCCTTCTTTCGCAGAAGAATCTCGTTAAGCTAATTATCTCTTTGAATATAGCAGAGATCGGAGTCAACCTCTTCATTGTCTCTATAGGTTACATAGAAGGGGGAGCGGCTCCTATTCTTTCTTCGGTCAGCGACAACTCGTCCCTTCTCTTTGTCGATCCTCTTCCCCAGGCTCTAGTTCTTACTTCTATAGTTATCGGAGTGGGCGTAACGGCCCTGGCCCTTTCGCTTATTGTTTCTGTAAGCAAATCAAGGGGCACGATAGATATCTCGGAGCTCTCGAGCGGGGGAGGTGATTCCGAATGA
- a CDS encoding LacI family DNA-binding transcriptional regulator — protein sequence MKKTTIKDIANELNISPSSVSRALSDEPGVSPSLRKEIVDAAERLNYIPNSSAKSLKTRKTQTVGLIVSDIRNPFFLDFMSGVETVLFPRGYKFIVCDIGEDFEKERIYIKWLLEHGVEGILSSPCGGEDGRNNSRLYREAVRRNIPVVFYDRILEGLDRISSVTLDNRQAILQGVLHLKENGHRKLGIVLHKKGIYTIEERRMGFLEACKMLDIEINADWIIENAVDAERASLSLESVLKSDRRPDAIISTNQFLNEVIVATVRRMGLKIPGDLSIVGFDDHSMNELIEPPLTTIRQPVKDIGRIAATIMLSEIDGTRGDKSKVVLKAELLQRKSVSKLM from the coding sequence ATGAAGAAGACAACGATAAAAGACATAGCAAACGAATTGAACATATCACCGTCGTCCGTATCGCGAGCGCTTTCCGATGAGCCGGGAGTGAGTCCTTCCCTGAGGAAAGAGATAGTCGACGCGGCCGAGAGATTGAACTACATTCCCAATTCCTCCGCAAAATCCCTGAAGACAAGAAAGACCCAGACTGTGGGTCTCATCGTGTCGGATATCAGGAATCCATTCTTTCTGGATTTCATGAGCGGAGTCGAGACCGTGCTCTTTCCTAGAGGCTACAAATTCATCGTCTGCGACATCGGCGAGGATTTCGAGAAAGAGAGAATCTACATCAAATGGCTCCTCGAACACGGCGTCGAGGGGATACTTTCCTCGCCCTGTGGGGGTGAGGATGGAAGAAACAACTCACGACTTTACAGAGAGGCAGTCAGGAGAAACATCCCCGTAGTCTTCTACGATAGGATTCTCGAAGGACTTGATAGGATAAGCTCGGTAACCCTCGACAACCGACAGGCGATTCTCCAGGGAGTGTTGCACTTAAAGGAGAACGGTCACAGGAAACTCGGAATAGTCCTTCACAAAAAGGGAATCTATACAATAGAAGAGAGACGTATGGGCTTTTTGGAGGCTTGCAAGATGCTGGACATTGAAATAAACGCAGACTGGATTATCGAGAATGCAGTGGACGCGGAAAGGGCTTCGCTGTCACTGGAGTCTGTTCTGAAATCGGACAGGAGACCGGATGCGATCATATCCACAAACCAGTTTCTCAATGAGGTCATAGTTGCAACCGTAAGGCGGATGGGCCTGAAAATCCCCGGTGATCTATCGATTGTAGGCTTCGATGACCATTCTATGAACGAACTGATCGAGCCACCCTTGACGACGATCAGACAGCCTGTGAAGGACATCGGCAGGATTGCCGCCACGATTATGCTGAGCGAAATAGACGGAACACGAGGTGATAAATCGAAAGTTGTGCTGAAGGCGGAACTGCTTCAAAGAAAATCTGTGTCAAAGCTCATGTAG
- the heR gene encoding heliorhodopsin HeR: MESVYKKLRIYNLIMGFLHLVQGIIMLIVSNDSSLTITRNYLEFDREIMRLVPATENFMDLKMGPFIASFLFMSAIAHFIVSTFGFGWYARNLQKGINYARWYEYSISSSVMIVAIAMFSGMLDIVSLMLLFTVNALMNLFGLMMELHNQTTERTNWTAFIFGCIAGAVTWIAVFVYFFTSLGKANVEFPSFVYAILITFLVFFNSFAINMFLQYKKIGPWKNYLFGESMYVLLSLVAKSVLAWQVFAGTLRPV; the protein is encoded by the coding sequence ATGGAATCCGTTTACAAAAAGCTTCGTATATACAACTTGATAATGGGTTTTCTCCACCTTGTTCAGGGAATCATAATGCTGATAGTAAGCAACGATTCTTCTTTGACGATTACGAGAAACTACCTGGAGTTTGACCGGGAGATAATGCGACTGGTTCCAGCAACCGAGAACTTCATGGATCTGAAGATGGGTCCTTTCATCGCGAGTTTCCTCTTCATGTCCGCCATAGCGCATTTCATAGTCTCAACCTTTGGCTTTGGGTGGTACGCAAGAAATCTTCAGAAAGGAATTAATTACGCCAGATGGTACGAGTATTCCATCAGCTCTTCGGTGATGATTGTTGCCATCGCTATGTTCTCGGGTATGCTTGACATAGTTAGCCTCATGCTGCTCTTCACTGTCAATGCCCTAATGAACCTCTTCGGGCTTATGATGGAACTTCACAATCAGACAACCGAAAGGACAAACTGGACGGCCTTTATCTTCGGCTGTATTGCCGGGGCGGTCACATGGATAGCTGTCTTCGTATACTTTTTTACATCTCTTGGAAAGGCTAATGTTGAATTCCCGTCTTTTGTTTATGCAATTCTCATTACTTTCCTAGTTTTCTTCAACAGCTTTGCGATAAACATGTTTCTTCAGTACAAGAAGATCGGTCCCTGGAAGAACTACCTCTTCGGCGAAAGTATGTATGTTCTTCTCAGCCTTGTTGCCAAGAGTGTCCTTGCGTGGCAGGTTTTTGCCGGAACGCTCAGGCCAGTTTGA
- a CDS encoding cation:proton antiporter, whose product MIGFSIFFSLILIGAALTLYRLLRGPTVPDRVAALDILNVMITSAIVLFSLIDGNPLFLDIALVYAALSFLETIVVARYLEGRR is encoded by the coding sequence ATGATAGGCTTCTCCATCTTCTTTTCGCTAATACTCATTGGCGCCGCTCTGACTCTATACAGATTACTGAGAGGGCCGACGGTTCCCGACAGAGTCGCAGCACTGGATATATTGAACGTGATGATTACTAGTGCAATAGTATTGTTTTCTCTAATCGATGGCAATCCTCTCTTTCTAGATATAGCGCTTGTTTATGCTGCGCTCTCGTTTCTTGAGACCATAGTGGTTGCCAGGTATCTGGAGGGGAGAAGATGA